A stretch of DNA from Polyodon spathula isolate WHYD16114869_AA chromosome 20, ASM1765450v1, whole genome shotgun sequence:
GCTttaacttcagcaacatcagagCCCGTTGGTGCAACGCTATGTTAACATTATTGCGGAAGGCGAATTTGGTATTTAGTTCTAGATAATGATGGTCTTTCCTGTATGAAAAGACCTTATGTCGTTGAGTAAGACTcgttaaaaatcttaaaaaaggTTATACTGAAATGAAtaacatctacacacacacactgcacttttATGGAGCCTTTCAAGAAAGAAGTCCTAATTGTTACTGTTAATTAATGGTTCAGAGTGCCTAATATTTCTACAAATAGTTACCCCCCCAAAGTTATTTTCATGTTCCAGCCAAAAgaagacgaggaggaggaggacgatgGTGAAAGACGTGAACTCAGCCAGGCAGTGTCTAACGATGACGACAAGCTTCTCGCTGAGCTCCTGTCCCAGGAGAGGTACAGAAGATTCATCAACAGCAGAAGCGGCTGGGGTATCCCGGGCACCCCTCTTCGCCTGGCCGCTTCTCGAGGTCATCTGAGATGCCTGGAGGTTCTTCTGGCCCATGACGCTGAGGTAGACAGTTTGGATGTGAAGGCCCAGACTCCCTTGTTCACTGCTGTGAGTGGGAAGCATCTAGACTGCGTTCATGCTCTCTTAAAGGCAGGAGCTAACCCTAATGGCAGCATTTACAACAATTGCTCCCCAGTGCTAACCGCTGCAAGAGAAGGGGATGTGAACATCTTGAGAGAACTGCTCCAGTTTGGTGCAGAGATTAACGCTAGGTCAAAGGTTCCTCACTGGGCTTCCCATTCTTCGGTCTCCAGTGGACCTCTCTACCTCTCTGCAGCTTACAGACACCTGGATTGCTTTAAGATTCTTCTTCTCTATGGGGCGGATCCGAATTATAACTGCACTGAA
This window harbors:
- the LOC121295195 gene encoding ankyrin repeat and SOCS box protein 12-like; the protein is MFQPKEDEEEEDDGERRELSQAVSNDDDKLLAELLSQERYRRFINSRSGWGIPGTPLRLAASRGHLRCLEVLLAHDAEVDSLDVKAQTPLFTAVSGKHLDCVHALLKAGANPNGSIYNNCSPVLTAAREGDVNILRELLQFGAEINARSKVPHWASHSSVSSGPLYLSAAYRHLDCFKILLLYGADPNYNCTEEKLLARIKQPKTVLEMCLRHGCGVEYIQLLIDFGANVFLPTLIIEKTTKQNQALEVLLKERACPQTLMSQCRLAIRSYLRMANKMHSIDRLDIPPILRNYLNHMT